The Geoglobus acetivorans genome window below encodes:
- a CDS encoding PhoU domain-containing protein, translating into MRVLDERLEKIKEEVVELHGIAKNSVELCIDALFGDENSAVKIDELERYSDILNTDIENEALGAVALFQPVARDLRFLATIMRISGNYERIVDYALKISRCRATRFREELEEIRKVLLEMFDILESALQGDVESIADKLMTRDDMIDRKSRDIIDKLKGEEMTDETLCLIFSARFLERIGDILAKTGARMLYIEKGRRVWIK; encoded by the coding sequence ATGAGAGTTCTTGATGAAAGGCTTGAAAAAATTAAGGAGGAGGTTGTCGAGCTTCACGGTATAGCAAAAAACTCGGTTGAGCTCTGCATAGATGCCCTTTTTGGAGATGAAAACAGCGCAGTCAAGATAGACGAGCTTGAAAGGTATTCGGATATTCTGAATACAGATATCGAAAACGAGGCTCTGGGAGCGGTTGCCCTGTTCCAGCCGGTTGCAAGGGATTTGAGGTTCCTCGCAACGATAATGAGAATCTCAGGAAATTACGAGAGGATCGTGGATTACGCCCTGAAAATCTCGAGATGCAGGGCGACCAGATTCAGGGAGGAGCTTGAGGAAATAAGGAAAGTCCTGCTGGAAATGTTCGACATCCTGGAGTCAGCACTGCAGGGAGATGTTGAAAGCATTGCGGACAAACTCATGACGAGAGACGACATGATCGACAGAAAGAGCAGGGACATCATAGACAAGCTGAAAGGGGAAGAGATGACCGACGAAACCCTGTGCCTGATATTCTCAGCAAGATTTCTGGAGAGGATTGGAGACATCCTTGCGAAAACGGGCGCAAGAATGCTGTACATTGAGAAGGGGAGAAGGGTCTGGATAAAGTAG
- the pyrF gene encoding orotidine-5'-phosphate decarboxylase has translation MLILALDVLERDVALDVARKCGEYVDFIKVNYPLVLSAGIDVVSELSEIRPVIADFKIADIPYTASLIADIAFRHGVRAVIAHGFAGSDMLRAVRDVADRHGGEVYAVTELSSQGGREFMTRHTLEIVDVAKEVGCDGLIAPATRPERIAEIKKRAENLRVICPGVGAQGGRLEDVLKAGADGIIVGRTIYQSEDPARTAREIRERIDGLMK, from the coding sequence ATGCTCATACTTGCTCTTGACGTTCTGGAGAGGGATGTGGCACTCGACGTTGCCCGGAAGTGCGGTGAGTACGTGGACTTCATCAAGGTCAACTACCCGCTCGTTTTATCTGCGGGAATAGATGTTGTTTCCGAACTCTCTGAAATCCGGCCCGTTATAGCTGATTTTAAGATAGCGGACATCCCGTATACCGCATCTCTCATCGCGGACATTGCCTTCAGGCATGGGGTCAGGGCAGTTATAGCCCACGGTTTTGCCGGAAGTGATATGCTTCGGGCTGTGAGGGATGTGGCTGACAGGCATGGAGGGGAGGTTTATGCCGTAACAGAGCTAAGCAGCCAGGGAGGGAGAGAGTTCATGACCCGCCACACTCTCGAGATTGTTGATGTTGCCAAGGAGGTCGGCTGCGACGGACTCATAGCCCCCGCCACGAGGCCTGAGAGGATTGCGGAGATAAAGAAGAGGGCTGAAAACCTCAGAGTCATCTGCCCGGGAGTCGGGGCTCAGGGGGGAAGGCTCGAGGACGTTCTGAAGGCTGGAGCCGACGGGATCATCGTGGGCAGGACGATATATCAGTCCGAGGATCCTGCCAGAACTGCGAGAGAGATCCGCGAGAGGATTGACGGATTGATGAAATAA
- a CDS encoding GNAT family N-acetyltransferase, producing MTVRDLMLEIEKASKIARENRHRYVVFICTKELNDRIMKLAKKAYKQHLKSSENPEESLLLAGRSYFNELAGKYFSGEIVHYKDSWKVLGQTYDSLIIDLTEGFHPNDLGILIETIREGGIIIAVSPHIDSWFNLKGKWHEDLVSEPYTVEDVVPRFYRRFINKTLTAEGIIIFDADKRKILKNYEFEKRVDSREKIVIPEEKKEIKRKLYKLCATQDQVRVLQVFESFFEKERERKAVVITANRGRGKTAVLGILTPYLVSRLERTLKRPVRILLVAPNVQSVQTYFEFLKKALVRQGMKNFSEKKSGGNTTVINSRYARIEYALPARAMREGEFADIVIVDEAASIDVPVLFKIIEGVKYAIFSTTVHGYEGTGRGFAIRFLKRLEQDENTEIVKIELKEPIRYGRGDPIEAWLYDVLMLDAQPVELDESDMEKIRNGELEFEELDKNMLIENDDLLREFFGIYVLAHYRNRPSDLVILLDMPNHIPLRVKVNGKTVCSLHVAVEGGMDEETVRKLSDGYKPKGQIIPDLILKHYWEYGFPELTGIRIVRIATHPSVMDMGIGSFALQKLVEWASEKDMDWAGSGFGVSPELLRFWERNGFVPVHITPQRNEISGEYTVIVLKTLKMHIQSRIDDINAEFVRRVIEYLGDELRDIELETAIRLLKSLRKEAKAYEPEFTRVERRRMKKYFQGHSLFEYVSDIARPLVRYYYTRTDKAGLDEREERVLVAKCLMMKNWREIEDSRSYKRVLKALKKVWEWYHGAEED from the coding sequence ATGACGGTCAGGGACCTCATGCTCGAAATCGAGAAGGCGAGTAAAATTGCCAGGGAAAACAGGCACAGGTATGTTGTTTTCATATGCACGAAAGAGCTGAACGACAGGATAATGAAGCTCGCCAAAAAAGCGTACAAGCAGCACCTGAAATCATCGGAAAATCCTGAGGAGAGCCTTCTCCTTGCAGGGAGGAGTTACTTCAATGAGCTTGCAGGCAAGTACTTCAGCGGAGAGATCGTCCACTACAAGGACAGCTGGAAGGTTCTGGGGCAGACATACGACAGCCTGATCATAGACCTGACGGAAGGATTTCACCCCAACGACCTGGGAATACTGATCGAGACGATCAGGGAAGGCGGGATCATCATCGCCGTATCTCCCCACATCGACAGCTGGTTCAATCTGAAGGGGAAGTGGCATGAGGACCTGGTCAGCGAGCCATACACTGTTGAGGATGTTGTTCCGAGGTTCTACAGGAGATTCATAAACAAGACCCTTACTGCTGAGGGCATAATCATATTTGACGCTGATAAAAGAAAGATTCTGAAAAATTACGAGTTTGAGAAGAGGGTCGACTCAAGAGAGAAGATCGTAATTCCCGAGGAGAAGAAGGAAATAAAGAGAAAGCTCTACAAGCTCTGCGCCACTCAGGATCAGGTTCGCGTTCTTCAGGTTTTCGAATCGTTTTTTGAAAAAGAGAGGGAGAGAAAGGCTGTTGTCATAACGGCCAACAGGGGGAGGGGGAAGACCGCCGTTCTCGGCATCCTCACCCCTTATCTGGTGTCCAGGCTGGAAAGGACCCTGAAAAGGCCCGTCAGGATTCTGCTCGTGGCTCCGAACGTTCAGTCCGTGCAAACATACTTCGAGTTCCTGAAAAAAGCCCTCGTCAGGCAGGGGATGAAGAACTTTTCCGAGAAGAAGAGCGGTGGAAACACCACGGTTATCAACAGCAGGTATGCGAGGATCGAGTATGCCCTTCCTGCAAGGGCCATGAGAGAGGGTGAGTTTGCTGACATCGTCATTGTGGACGAGGCTGCGTCAATCGACGTTCCGGTGCTTTTCAAGATAATTGAGGGTGTCAAGTACGCGATATTCTCCACAACCGTTCACGGTTACGAGGGGACGGGAAGGGGTTTCGCAATCAGATTTCTGAAGAGGCTGGAGCAGGACGAAAATACCGAGATCGTGAAAATCGAGCTGAAGGAGCCAATAAGGTACGGCAGGGGCGACCCAATCGAGGCCTGGCTCTACGACGTTCTGATGCTTGATGCCCAGCCCGTGGAGCTTGATGAGAGCGACATGGAGAAAATACGGAACGGAGAGCTTGAGTTCGAGGAGCTCGACAAGAACATGCTCATCGAAAATGACGACCTCCTCAGAGAGTTCTTCGGCATTTACGTTCTCGCCCACTACAGAAACCGGCCCTCCGACCTCGTGATTCTGCTGGACATGCCGAACCACATTCCGCTCAGGGTCAAGGTGAACGGGAAGACTGTGTGCTCGCTGCACGTTGCAGTCGAAGGTGGGATGGACGAGGAGACTGTCAGAAAGCTCTCCGATGGCTACAAGCCGAAGGGTCAGATAATCCCGGACCTGATCCTGAAGCACTACTGGGAGTATGGCTTTCCCGAGCTTACCGGCATAAGGATCGTGAGAATTGCAACGCACCCATCCGTGATGGACATGGGCATAGGGAGCTTTGCACTGCAGAAGCTCGTCGAGTGGGCCTCAGAGAAAGACATGGACTGGGCGGGGAGTGGCTTTGGCGTCTCTCCAGAGCTTCTGAGGTTCTGGGAGAGGAACGGGTTCGTGCCGGTGCACATCACGCCCCAGAGGAACGAGATTTCCGGAGAGTACACGGTTATAGTCCTGAAGACCCTCAAAATGCACATCCAGTCCAGAATCGACGACATAAACGCCGAGTTCGTCAGGAGAGTGATAGAATATCTCGGAGACGAGCTGAGAGACATAGAGCTTGAGACAGCAATAAGGCTCCTGAAGAGCCTCAGAAAGGAGGCAAAGGCATACGAGCCGGAATTCACGAGGGTTGAAAGGCGGAGAATGAAGAAGTACTTCCAGGGCCACAGCCTGTTCGAGTACGTTTCTGACATAGCAAGACCTCTTGTCAGATACTACTACACCCGGACCGATAAGGCCGGGCTTGACGAGAGGGAGGAGAGGGTTCTGGTTGCGAAATGCCTGATGATGAAAAACTGGAGGGAGATTGAGGATAGCAGGTCATACAAAAGAGTGCTGAAGGCCCTTAAAAAGGTGTGGGAGTGGTACCATGGAGCAGAAGAGGATTAA
- a CDS encoding M20/M25/M40 family metallo-hydrolase: protein MYENVEELVKKLSDAHGISGYEDEIRDIIKAELEDHVDEIKVDRMGNIICVKNGKDYSQMIAAHMDEIGFMVKYIEDSGFLRITPIGGWFSQTALNQRVILHGKKGRIVGVLGCKPPHFMRDDERKKIIDIKDMFIDIGAESKEEVKEMGIDIGTPVTIDRECVRLGNRITGKAFDDRAGVAIMIEALRRTESDATIYAVGTVQEEVGLKGARTSSFALEPDVALAIDVAPSTDYPGAESVKLDVKLDWGPVITVADAQGRGLIAPKVVVDWLVETAEKHEIEYQLEVGEGGTTDATAIHLTKAGIPTGVVSVPARYIHTPVEVISLKDVDLSAELVARALESAEKYIKK from the coding sequence ATGTACGAGAATGTAGAGGAACTTGTAAAAAAGCTGAGTGATGCCCACGGCATTTCCGGATATGAGGACGAGATAAGGGACATAATAAAGGCCGAGCTTGAGGACCACGTCGACGAGATAAAGGTCGACAGGATGGGGAACATAATCTGTGTGAAAAACGGCAAAGACTACAGCCAGATGATAGCCGCACACATGGATGAGATCGGTTTTATGGTGAAGTACATAGAGGACAGCGGATTTCTGAGGATAACGCCCATAGGAGGGTGGTTCAGTCAAACAGCGCTTAACCAGAGGGTGATACTCCACGGAAAGAAGGGCAGAATCGTCGGTGTGCTGGGGTGCAAGCCTCCGCACTTCATGAGGGATGACGAGAGGAAGAAGATCATAGATATCAAGGACATGTTCATAGACATTGGAGCAGAGAGCAAGGAGGAAGTGAAGGAGATGGGTATCGACATCGGAACTCCGGTAACCATAGACAGGGAATGTGTCAGGCTGGGGAACAGGATTACCGGCAAGGCATTTGACGACAGGGCCGGTGTTGCGATAATGATAGAGGCGCTCAGGAGAACCGAGAGCGATGCAACAATCTATGCAGTCGGAACCGTGCAGGAAGAGGTCGGGCTGAAGGGTGCGAGAACATCGTCATTCGCACTCGAGCCTGATGTTGCCCTCGCAATTGACGTTGCTCCCTCAACAGACTATCCCGGTGCTGAAAGTGTGAAGCTCGACGTTAAGCTCGACTGGGGGCCGGTGATAACCGTTGCCGATGCGCAGGGAAGAGGTCTGATCGCTCCGAAAGTTGTCGTGGACTGGCTTGTTGAGACGGCAGAGAAGCACGAAATAGAGTATCAGCTGGAGGTCGGAGAGGGCGGAACGACAGATGCAACCGCAATCCACCTGACGAAGGCAGGAATACCCACGGGTGTTGTTTCGGTGCCTGCAAGATATATCCACACGCCCGTAGAGGTAATATCGCTGAAGGACGTGGATCTGTCTGCAGAGCTTGTCGCAAGAGCCCTTGAATCCGCTGAAAAATACATAAAAAAGTAA
- a CDS encoding ASCH domain-containing protein has protein sequence MEQKRINFDSEYVEEIMSGKKVTTVRKGIKRYPVGRIVDLTAESRPFARARVDKVVVKRVRELTDSDARLDGFESREELIEALNRIYGKVKDEEFVTVVHFTVVE, from the coding sequence ATGGAGCAGAAGAGGATTAATTTCGATTCGGAGTATGTTGAGGAGATAATGAGCGGGAAAAAGGTAACGACTGTCAGAAAGGGCATAAAGAGGTACCCTGTAGGGAGAATAGTTGACCTGACCGCAGAGAGCAGGCCCTTCGCAAGGGCGAGGGTTGACAAGGTCGTTGTGAAGAGGGTTAGGGAGCTGACAGACAGCGATGCGAGGCTTGACGGGTTTGAGAGCAGGGAGGAGCTCATAGAGGCTCTGAATAGGATATACGGGAAGGTTAAGGACGAGGAGTTCGTCACGGTGGTGCACTTTACGGTTGTCGAGTGA
- the hxlB gene encoding 6-phospho-3-hexuloisomerase: MVGEQMLKFFTAMENQIKLLKDSVNSENLEELISAIQGARSIFVMGAGRSGFVAKSFAMRLMHCGYNVYVVGETVTPRIGKEDVLIAISGSGETTSVVNISKKAKELIGSKLIAITSNPESSLGKLADVVVPIKGKIKTEQDEELSKIAPLGTMFELTVMIYLDALIAELMTVRNLTEKDLENRHAVLE, from the coding sequence ATGGTGGGAGAACAGATGTTAAAGTTTTTCACGGCGATGGAGAATCAGATCAAGCTCTTGAAGGATTCCGTGAACTCTGAAAATCTCGAGGAGCTTATCAGCGCGATACAGGGTGCAAGGAGCATCTTCGTGATGGGTGCCGGGAGGAGCGGTTTTGTCGCAAAATCGTTTGCAATGCGGTTGATGCACTGCGGTTACAACGTTTACGTTGTTGGCGAGACTGTAACTCCAAGGATAGGGAAGGAGGACGTTCTAATAGCCATATCAGGCTCGGGAGAAACAACATCGGTTGTGAACATAAGCAAAAAGGCCAAGGAGCTGATAGGATCAAAGCTGATAGCAATCACAAGCAACCCCGAATCATCTCTCGGAAAACTTGCGGATGTTGTTGTTCCGATAAAGGGAAAGATAAAGACCGAGCAGGACGAGGAGCTTTCCAAAATTGCCCCTCTTGGCACGATGTTTGAGCTTACCGTGATGATATACCTCGACGCTCTGATAGCTGAACTCATGACCGTGAGAAACCTCACAGAAAAAGATCTCGAGAACAGACATGCGGTTCTTGAATGA